GATCACCTTCACGGACCTGGTCCGCGGCGAGCTGACGTTCACCCCGGAGAACGTCCCGGACTTCGGCATCGTCCGCGCGAACGGCGCCCCGCTGTACACACTGGTCAACCCGGTGGACGACGCGCTGATGGAGATCACGCACGTCCTGCGCGGCGAGGACCTGCTGTCCTCCACCCCGCGCCAGATCGCCCTGTACAAGGCGCTGACCGAGCTGGGCATCGCCAAGTACACCCCGCAGTTCGGCCACCTGCCGTACGTGATGGGCGAGGGCAACAAGAAGCTGTCGAAGCGGGACCCGGAGTCCTCGCTCAACCTCTACCGCGAGCGCGGCTTCCTCCCCGAGGGCCTGCTCAACTACCTCTCCCTGCTGGGCTGGTCGCTCTCGGCCGACCAGGACATCTTCACGATGGACGAGATGGTCGCCGCCTTCGAGATCGCGGACGTCAACCCCAACCCGGCGCGCTTCGACCTGAAGAAGTGCGAGGCGATCAACGCCGACCACATCCGCCTGCTCGACGTGAAGGACTTCACGGAGCGCTGCGCACCCTGGCTGAAGGCCCCCTTCGCCCCCTGGGCCCCGGCGGACTTCGACGAGGCCAAGTGGCACGCGATCGCCCCGCACGCCCAGACCCGCCTGAAGGTCCTCTCGGAGATCACCGACAACGTCGACTTCCTCTTCCTCCCCGAGCCCGTCCTCGACGAGGCTTCGTGGACGAAGGCGATGAAGGAGGGCAGCGACGCGCTGCTCACGACGGCCCGCGAAAAGCTGGAGTCGGCCGACTGGACCTCCGCCGAGTCCCTCAAGGAGGCCGTCCTTGCCGCCGGCGAGACCCACGGCCTCAAACTCGGCAAGGCCCAGGCCCCCGTCCGCGTAGCCGTCACGGGCCGCACGGTAGGCCTCCCCCTCTTCGAGTCCCTGGAGACCCTGGGCAAGGAGAAGACACTGACCCGCATCGACGCGGCCCTGGCCAAGCTGGCGGCGTAACCCCGCAACACGCGTGAGGGGCGGCACCCGGAACTCCGGGTGCCGCCCCTCACGCGATTGTTCAGACGGCGTCGTTCTCATCGATGAGGTAGTGGTTCTCATCGAAGAGCCACACCACGACCACGACCATGATCGCGCCGGCCACCACGTACTCCAGCATCACGCCGGGGGCCACGTAGGCCTTGCGTAGATTCTCGTCCGGGCCCAGTGGCGCGGTCGAGGTCTTGCGGAACGGGTCGCGGGCCAGTATCCGCACGGCCTTGTCCAGCTGAGCCTGGCGTGAACCGGGC
The Streptomyces sp. NBC_01485 genome window above contains:
- the gltX gene encoding glutamate--tRNA ligase, with protein sequence MASAPGSPVRVRFCPSPTGNPHVGLVRTALFNWAFAKHHQGTLVFRIEDTDAARDSEESYHQLLDSLRWLGFDWDEGPEIGGPHAPYRQSQRMDVYKDVAEKLLAAGHAYRCYCSQEELDTRRDAARAAGKPSGYDGHCRDLSTGQVTEYEAQGRTPIVRFRMPDETITFTDLVRGELTFTPENVPDFGIVRANGAPLYTLVNPVDDALMEITHVLRGEDLLSSTPRQIALYKALTELGIAKYTPQFGHLPYVMGEGNKKLSKRDPESSLNLYRERGFLPEGLLNYLSLLGWSLSADQDIFTMDEMVAAFEIADVNPNPARFDLKKCEAINADHIRLLDVKDFTERCAPWLKAPFAPWAPADFDEAKWHAIAPHAQTRLKVLSEITDNVDFLFLPEPVLDEASWTKAMKEGSDALLTTAREKLESADWTSAESLKEAVLAAGETHGLKLGKAQAPVRVAVTGRTVGLPLFESLETLGKEKTLTRIDAALAKLAA
- a CDS encoding type II toxin-antitoxin system RelE family toxin yields the protein MTEYRIQFTVEARAAYDTLPGSRQAQLDKAVRILARDPFRKTSTAPLGPDENLRKAYVAPGVMLEYVVAGAIMVVVVVWLFDENHYLIDENDAV